The proteins below come from a single Acanthopagrus latus isolate v.2019 chromosome 4, fAcaLat1.1, whole genome shotgun sequence genomic window:
- the LOC119018348 gene encoding kinesin-like protein KIF23 isoform X4, producing the protein MQRPGKGKTPRRHGPKKASNTEKDPVGVYCRIRPLGGEDEECCVEMISSSTIQLHAPDGLKANRNGEYKETQYSFKKVFGINTTQMELFEDVARPLVEDLIHCKNGLLFTYGVTGSGKTFTMTGSPGEGGLLPRSLDMLFNSIGPFQAKRFVFKPDDKNGMEIQGQVDALLERQKRDSQPLVSKTPSSRQKTDPEFADMISSEEACKSDNVDEDCCYSVFVSYIEVYNNYIYDLLEDAPFDPIRPKWLGGGTPVRNNEFIPPQSKILREDQNHNMYVAGCTEVEVKSTEEAFEVFWKGQKKRRIANTQLNRESSRSHSVFTVKLAQAPLDADGDHILQDKNQVNVSQLCLVDLAGSERTSRTRAEGSRLREAGNINQSLMTLRTCMEVLRENQMCGTNRMVPYRDSKVTHLFKNYFDGEGKVRMIVCVNPKADDYDETMLVMRFAEMTQEVEVARPVDRPICGLAAGRRHRNQAFKDELSRRLEDRGGPSNAVDDPALLNRIIESLPAVPPCELVDPADDQTLQRLIEVLEKRHRMRQMMTEQVNKTASTLSSMLQQLDGQLNAKETVLHEQRSKMGEKEKLIINQRTEIERLEKKSKTLEYKIDILQKTTEMYEQDKRSLQQELETREQRLHRELSERRRMEQRMQGMVTDTKHKWEKECERRVNAKQLEMQNKLWVKDEKLKQLKAIVTESGGSGSCPTEHPDKPDRPSRERDRILTQKRSASPSPLPTAPPVHPRHRRSQSAGGEKWVDHKPTSNLDLDTVMQPIIPNAIKVSAPNEKALSKCHKYVLRHQELASDGEIETKLIKGNVFKTRGGGQAVQFTDIETLKQQCPSALSRKRRSGSGEGPAQIEDIENRAPVSSTPGYQKRRKP; encoded by the exons ATGCAGAGACCGGG CAAAGGCAAGACTCCTCGGAGGCATGGCCCAAAAAAGGCATCCAACACAGAGAAAGATCCTGTCGGA GTATACTGCCGGATACGTCCACTTGGAGGCGAAGATGAGGAATGCTGTGTTGAGATGATCAGCAGCTCCACAATTCAGCTTCATGCTCCAGATGGTCTTAAAGCCAACCGCAATGGGGAGTACAAAGAG ACACAGTACTcctttaaaaaagtgtttggtATTAATACCACTCAAATGGAGCTGTTTGAGGATGTTGCCAGGCCGCTGGTAGAGGACCTCATTCACTGTAAAAATG GTCTGCTGTTTACGTATGGTGTTACTGGAAGTGGTAAGACCTTCACCATGACGGGCTCACCTGGTGAAGGTGGACTCCTCCCCCGATCACTAGACATGCTCTTCAACAGCATCGGCCCCTTTCAGGCCAAAAGATTT GTGTTTAAACCAGATGACAAAAATGGGATGGAGATCCAGGGTCAAGTCGATGCTCTCCTGGAGAGACAGAAACGAGACAGTCAGCCATTAGTGTCCAAAACGCCCTCCTCCAG gcaGAAGACTGACCCAGAGTTTGCTGATATGATCAGTTCAGAGGAGGCCTGTAAATCTGATAATGTGGATGAGGACTGTTGTTACAGTGTCTTTGTGTCCTATATCGAGGTCTACAACAACTATATCTATGATCTCCTTGAAGATGCTCCATTTGACCCGATCAGACCAAA GTGGCTCGGTGGAGGCACGCCTGTACGGAACAATGAGTTCAT ACCACCTCAGTCAAAGATTCTCCGTGAAGATCAGAATCATAACATGTATGTTGCTGGCTGCACAGAAGTGGAGGTAAAATCTACAGAGGAGGCTTTTGAAGTCTTTTGGAAAg gacaaaagaaaaggaggatAGCGAACACTCAGCTCAACCGTGAATCTAGTCGCTctcacagtgtgttcacagtgaAGCTGGCCCAGGCACCACTCGATGCTGACGGGGATCACATTCTACAG GACAAAAACCAGGTGAATGTGAGCCAGCTGTGTCTGGTTGACCTGGCAGGCAGTGAGCGcaccagcagaaccagagcCGAGGGAAGTCGTCTGCGTGAAGCAG GGAATATTAACCAGTCCCTGATGACACTGCGCACATGCATGGAAGTGCTGCGTGAAAACCAGATGTGTGGAACTAATAGG ATGGTGCCGTACAGGGACTCTAAAGTTACACATCTGTTTAAAAACTACTTTGATGGAGAAGGCAAAGTCAGGATGATTGTGTGTGTCAACCCAAAGGCTGATGACTATGATGAAACTATG CTGGTGATGCGGTTCGCTGAGATGACCCAGGAGGTGGAAGTGGCACGGCCAGTTGACCGGCCAATCTGTGGCCTAGCTGCAGGACGCAGACACAGAAACCAGGCCTTCAAAGACGAGCTTTCGCGTCGCTTGGAAGATCGAGGGGGTCCCAGTAATGCAG TGGATGACCCAGCTCTGCTGAATAGAATCATAGAAAGCCTTCCAGCCGTCCCTCCCTGTGAGCTTGTGGACCCAGCTGATGATCAGACACTGCAGCGCCTGATTGAGGTGTTGGAGAAGAGGCATCGGATGCGACAGATGATGACAGAGCAGGTCAACAAAACTG ccaGTACACTGTCGTCCATGCTTCAGCAGCTTGACGGTCAGCTCAATGCGAAGGAGACTGTCCTGCATGAACAAAGAAGCAAAATGGGCGAGAAAGAAAAGTTAATCATCAACCAGAGGACAGAGATAGAACGACTAGAAAAGAAATCCAAAACTCTAGAATACAAG ATCGATATCCTACAGAAGACGACAGAAATGTATGAGCAGGACAAACGCTCACTTCAGCAGGAGCTAGAGACTCGGGAGCAGCGGCTCCACCGCGAGCTGTCGGAGAGGAGGCGCATGGAGCAGCGCATGCAGGGCATGGTGACGGACACCAAACACAAGTGGGAGAAGGAGTGT GAGAGGCGAGTGAACGCCAAGCAGCTGGAGATGCAGAACAAGTTGTGGGTGAAGGATGAGAAGCTGAAGCAGCTCAAGGCCATTGTGACAGAAAGCGGTGGCAGTGGCAGCTGTCCCACTGAGCATCCAGACAAGCCTGACAGGCCGTCACGGGAGAGAGATCGCATCCTCACTCAGAAGAGGTCTGCGTCCCCTTCGCCACTTCCT ACGGCTCCTCCAGTTCATCCAAGGCACAGGCGCTCACAGTCTGCGGGTGGGGAGAAATGGGTAGACCACAAACCAACCTCTAATTTGGACCTAGACACTGTCATGCAGCCAATCATACCCAATGCAATCAAGGTGTCGGCCCCGAACGAGAAGGCTCTGTCTAAATGTCACAAGTATGTGCTTAGACATCAAGAGCTTGCCTCCGACGGGGAGATTGAGACCAAATTGATCAAG GGCAATGTTTTTAAGACCAGAGGCGGAGGGCAAGCTGTGCAGTTTACTGACATTGAGACACTAAAACAACAGTGCCCATCAGCACTAAG tcgCAAGAGACGATCAGGGTCTGGAGAAGGACCAGCTCAGATCGAGGACATTGAGAACAGA GCTCCAGTTTCAAGCACGCCTGGTTATCAAAA acGCAGAAAACCTTGA
- the LOC119018348 gene encoding kinesin-like protein KIF23 isoform X3 encodes MQRPGKGKTPRRHGPKKASNTEKDPVGVYCRIRPLGGEDEECCVEMISSSTIQLHAPDGLKANRNGEYKETQYSFKKVFGINTTQMELFEDVARPLVEDLIHCKNGLLFTYGVTGSGKTFTMTGSPGEGGLLPRSLDMLFNSIGPFQAKRFVFKPDDKNGMEIQGQVDALLERQKRDSQPLVSKTPSSRQKTDPEFADMISSEEACKSDNVDEDCCYSVFVSYIEVYNNYIYDLLEDAPFDPIRPKWLGGGTPVRNNEFIPPQSKILREDQNHNMYVAGCTEVEVKSTEEAFEVFWKGQKKRRIANTQLNRESSRSHSVFTVKLAQAPLDADGDHILQDKNQVNVSQLCLVDLAGSERTSRTRAEGSRLREAGNINQSLMTLRTCMEVLRENQMCGTNRMVPYRDSKVTHLFKNYFDGEGKVRMIVCVNPKADDYDETMLVMRFAEMTQEVEVARPVDRPICGLAAGRRHRNQAFKDELSRRLEDRGGPSNAVDDPALLNRIIESLPAVPPCELVDPADDQTLQRLIEVLEKRHRMRQMMTEQVNKTASTLSSMLQQLDGQLNAKETVLHEQRSKMGEKEKLIINQRTEIERLEKKSKTLEYKIDILQKTTEMYEQDKRSLQQELETREQRLHRELSERRRMEQRMQGMVTDTKHKWEKECERRVNAKQLEMQNKLWVKDEKLKQLKAIVTESGGSGSCPTEHPDKPDRPSRERDRILTQKRSASPSPLPEFSQTPSHQTRANVRAVQDPDPTSSSSFSSSSSSSSAFPSVASCISDWEHRFPVDSSSQFRQPGTPQYRSRNPDPYHGSSSVGRRRGRQWAPNTEAPATALVYGLDLEPGKRGNVFKTRGGGQAVQFTDIETLKQQCPSALSRKRRSGSGEGPAQIEDIENRAPVSSTPGYQKRRKP; translated from the exons ATGCAGAGACCGGG CAAAGGCAAGACTCCTCGGAGGCATGGCCCAAAAAAGGCATCCAACACAGAGAAAGATCCTGTCGGA GTATACTGCCGGATACGTCCACTTGGAGGCGAAGATGAGGAATGCTGTGTTGAGATGATCAGCAGCTCCACAATTCAGCTTCATGCTCCAGATGGTCTTAAAGCCAACCGCAATGGGGAGTACAAAGAG ACACAGTACTcctttaaaaaagtgtttggtATTAATACCACTCAAATGGAGCTGTTTGAGGATGTTGCCAGGCCGCTGGTAGAGGACCTCATTCACTGTAAAAATG GTCTGCTGTTTACGTATGGTGTTACTGGAAGTGGTAAGACCTTCACCATGACGGGCTCACCTGGTGAAGGTGGACTCCTCCCCCGATCACTAGACATGCTCTTCAACAGCATCGGCCCCTTTCAGGCCAAAAGATTT GTGTTTAAACCAGATGACAAAAATGGGATGGAGATCCAGGGTCAAGTCGATGCTCTCCTGGAGAGACAGAAACGAGACAGTCAGCCATTAGTGTCCAAAACGCCCTCCTCCAG gcaGAAGACTGACCCAGAGTTTGCTGATATGATCAGTTCAGAGGAGGCCTGTAAATCTGATAATGTGGATGAGGACTGTTGTTACAGTGTCTTTGTGTCCTATATCGAGGTCTACAACAACTATATCTATGATCTCCTTGAAGATGCTCCATTTGACCCGATCAGACCAAA GTGGCTCGGTGGAGGCACGCCTGTACGGAACAATGAGTTCAT ACCACCTCAGTCAAAGATTCTCCGTGAAGATCAGAATCATAACATGTATGTTGCTGGCTGCACAGAAGTGGAGGTAAAATCTACAGAGGAGGCTTTTGAAGTCTTTTGGAAAg gacaaaagaaaaggaggatAGCGAACACTCAGCTCAACCGTGAATCTAGTCGCTctcacagtgtgttcacagtgaAGCTGGCCCAGGCACCACTCGATGCTGACGGGGATCACATTCTACAG GACAAAAACCAGGTGAATGTGAGCCAGCTGTGTCTGGTTGACCTGGCAGGCAGTGAGCGcaccagcagaaccagagcCGAGGGAAGTCGTCTGCGTGAAGCAG GGAATATTAACCAGTCCCTGATGACACTGCGCACATGCATGGAAGTGCTGCGTGAAAACCAGATGTGTGGAACTAATAGG ATGGTGCCGTACAGGGACTCTAAAGTTACACATCTGTTTAAAAACTACTTTGATGGAGAAGGCAAAGTCAGGATGATTGTGTGTGTCAACCCAAAGGCTGATGACTATGATGAAACTATG CTGGTGATGCGGTTCGCTGAGATGACCCAGGAGGTGGAAGTGGCACGGCCAGTTGACCGGCCAATCTGTGGCCTAGCTGCAGGACGCAGACACAGAAACCAGGCCTTCAAAGACGAGCTTTCGCGTCGCTTGGAAGATCGAGGGGGTCCCAGTAATGCAG TGGATGACCCAGCTCTGCTGAATAGAATCATAGAAAGCCTTCCAGCCGTCCCTCCCTGTGAGCTTGTGGACCCAGCTGATGATCAGACACTGCAGCGCCTGATTGAGGTGTTGGAGAAGAGGCATCGGATGCGACAGATGATGACAGAGCAGGTCAACAAAACTG ccaGTACACTGTCGTCCATGCTTCAGCAGCTTGACGGTCAGCTCAATGCGAAGGAGACTGTCCTGCATGAACAAAGAAGCAAAATGGGCGAGAAAGAAAAGTTAATCATCAACCAGAGGACAGAGATAGAACGACTAGAAAAGAAATCCAAAACTCTAGAATACAAG ATCGATATCCTACAGAAGACGACAGAAATGTATGAGCAGGACAAACGCTCACTTCAGCAGGAGCTAGAGACTCGGGAGCAGCGGCTCCACCGCGAGCTGTCGGAGAGGAGGCGCATGGAGCAGCGCATGCAGGGCATGGTGACGGACACCAAACACAAGTGGGAGAAGGAGTGT GAGAGGCGAGTGAACGCCAAGCAGCTGGAGATGCAGAACAAGTTGTGGGTGAAGGATGAGAAGCTGAAGCAGCTCAAGGCCATTGTGACAGAAAGCGGTGGCAGTGGCAGCTGTCCCACTGAGCATCCAGACAAGCCTGACAGGCCGTCACGGGAGAGAGATCGCATCCTCACTCAGAAGAGGTCTGCGTCCCCTTCGCCACTTCCT GAATTCAGCCAAACACCTTCCCACCAAACTCGAGCCAATGTTAGGGCAGTTCAGGACCCTgaccccacctcctcctcctccttctcctcctcttcctcctcctcttcagccttTCCCTCAGTAGCCTCCTGCATCTCTGACTGGGAGCACAGGTTCCCTGTAGACTCAAGCAGCCAGTTTAGGCAACCTGGGACCCCCCAGTACAGGAGCCGGAATCCCGACCCTTAccacggcagcagcagcgtgggTCGCAGGAGAGGCAGGCAATGGGCCCCAAACACTGAGGCCCCTGCAACAGCTCTTGTCTATGGTCTAGACCTAGAGCCAGGCAAAAGG GGCAATGTTTTTAAGACCAGAGGCGGAGGGCAAGCTGTGCAGTTTACTGACATTGAGACACTAAAACAACAGTGCCCATCAGCACTAAG tcgCAAGAGACGATCAGGGTCTGGAGAAGGACCAGCTCAGATCGAGGACATTGAGAACAGA GCTCCAGTTTCAAGCACGCCTGGTTATCAAAA acGCAGAAAACCTTGA
- the LOC119018348 gene encoding kinesin-like protein KIF23 isoform X7 yields the protein MQRPGKGKTPRRHGPKKASNTEKDPVGVYCRIRPLGGEDEECCVEMISSSTIQLHAPDGLKANRNGEYKETQYSFKKVFGINTTQMELFEDVARPLVEDLIHCKNGLLFTYGVTGSGKTFTMTGSPGEGGLLPRSLDMLFNSIGPFQAKRFVFKPDDKNGMEIQGQVDALLERQKRDSQPLVSKTPSSRQKTDPEFADMISSEEACKSDNVDEDCCYSVFVSYIEVYNNYIYDLLEDAPFDPIRPKWLGGGTPVRNNEFIPPQSKILREDQNHNMYVAGCTEVEVKSTEEAFEVFWKGQKKRRIANTQLNRESSRSHSVFTVKLAQAPLDADGDHILQDKNQVNVSQLCLVDLAGSERTSRTRAEGSRLREAGNINQSLMTLRTCMEVLRENQMCGTNRMVPYRDSKVTHLFKNYFDGEGKVRMIVCVNPKADDYDETMLVMRFAEMTQEVEVARPVDRPICGLAAGRRHRNQAFKDELSRRLEDRGGPSNAVDDPALLNRIIESLPAVPPCELVDPADDQTLQRLIEVLEKRHRMRQMMTEQVNKTASTLSSMLQQLDGQLNAKETVLHEQRSKMGEKEKLIINQRTEIERLEKKSKTLEYKIDILQKTTEMYEQDKRSLQQELETREQRLHRELSERRRMEQRMQGMVTDTKHKWEKECERRVNAKQLEMQNKLWVKDEKLKQLKAIVTESGGSGSCPTEHPDKPDRPSRERDRILTQKRSASPSPLPPFPQ from the exons ATGCAGAGACCGGG CAAAGGCAAGACTCCTCGGAGGCATGGCCCAAAAAAGGCATCCAACACAGAGAAAGATCCTGTCGGA GTATACTGCCGGATACGTCCACTTGGAGGCGAAGATGAGGAATGCTGTGTTGAGATGATCAGCAGCTCCACAATTCAGCTTCATGCTCCAGATGGTCTTAAAGCCAACCGCAATGGGGAGTACAAAGAG ACACAGTACTcctttaaaaaagtgtttggtATTAATACCACTCAAATGGAGCTGTTTGAGGATGTTGCCAGGCCGCTGGTAGAGGACCTCATTCACTGTAAAAATG GTCTGCTGTTTACGTATGGTGTTACTGGAAGTGGTAAGACCTTCACCATGACGGGCTCACCTGGTGAAGGTGGACTCCTCCCCCGATCACTAGACATGCTCTTCAACAGCATCGGCCCCTTTCAGGCCAAAAGATTT GTGTTTAAACCAGATGACAAAAATGGGATGGAGATCCAGGGTCAAGTCGATGCTCTCCTGGAGAGACAGAAACGAGACAGTCAGCCATTAGTGTCCAAAACGCCCTCCTCCAG gcaGAAGACTGACCCAGAGTTTGCTGATATGATCAGTTCAGAGGAGGCCTGTAAATCTGATAATGTGGATGAGGACTGTTGTTACAGTGTCTTTGTGTCCTATATCGAGGTCTACAACAACTATATCTATGATCTCCTTGAAGATGCTCCATTTGACCCGATCAGACCAAA GTGGCTCGGTGGAGGCACGCCTGTACGGAACAATGAGTTCAT ACCACCTCAGTCAAAGATTCTCCGTGAAGATCAGAATCATAACATGTATGTTGCTGGCTGCACAGAAGTGGAGGTAAAATCTACAGAGGAGGCTTTTGAAGTCTTTTGGAAAg gacaaaagaaaaggaggatAGCGAACACTCAGCTCAACCGTGAATCTAGTCGCTctcacagtgtgttcacagtgaAGCTGGCCCAGGCACCACTCGATGCTGACGGGGATCACATTCTACAG GACAAAAACCAGGTGAATGTGAGCCAGCTGTGTCTGGTTGACCTGGCAGGCAGTGAGCGcaccagcagaaccagagcCGAGGGAAGTCGTCTGCGTGAAGCAG GGAATATTAACCAGTCCCTGATGACACTGCGCACATGCATGGAAGTGCTGCGTGAAAACCAGATGTGTGGAACTAATAGG ATGGTGCCGTACAGGGACTCTAAAGTTACACATCTGTTTAAAAACTACTTTGATGGAGAAGGCAAAGTCAGGATGATTGTGTGTGTCAACCCAAAGGCTGATGACTATGATGAAACTATG CTGGTGATGCGGTTCGCTGAGATGACCCAGGAGGTGGAAGTGGCACGGCCAGTTGACCGGCCAATCTGTGGCCTAGCTGCAGGACGCAGACACAGAAACCAGGCCTTCAAAGACGAGCTTTCGCGTCGCTTGGAAGATCGAGGGGGTCCCAGTAATGCAG TGGATGACCCAGCTCTGCTGAATAGAATCATAGAAAGCCTTCCAGCCGTCCCTCCCTGTGAGCTTGTGGACCCAGCTGATGATCAGACACTGCAGCGCCTGATTGAGGTGTTGGAGAAGAGGCATCGGATGCGACAGATGATGACAGAGCAGGTCAACAAAACTG ccaGTACACTGTCGTCCATGCTTCAGCAGCTTGACGGTCAGCTCAATGCGAAGGAGACTGTCCTGCATGAACAAAGAAGCAAAATGGGCGAGAAAGAAAAGTTAATCATCAACCAGAGGACAGAGATAGAACGACTAGAAAAGAAATCCAAAACTCTAGAATACAAG ATCGATATCCTACAGAAGACGACAGAAATGTATGAGCAGGACAAACGCTCACTTCAGCAGGAGCTAGAGACTCGGGAGCAGCGGCTCCACCGCGAGCTGTCGGAGAGGAGGCGCATGGAGCAGCGCATGCAGGGCATGGTGACGGACACCAAACACAAGTGGGAGAAGGAGTGT GAGAGGCGAGTGAACGCCAAGCAGCTGGAGATGCAGAACAAGTTGTGGGTGAAGGATGAGAAGCTGAAGCAGCTCAAGGCCATTGTGACAGAAAGCGGTGGCAGTGGCAGCTGTCCCACTGAGCATCCAGACAAGCCTGACAGGCCGTCACGGGAGAGAGATCGCATCCTCACTCAGAAGAGGTCTGCGTCCCCTTCGCCACTTCCT ccttTCCCTCAGTAG